A single region of the Arthrobacter sp. V1I7 genome encodes:
- a CDS encoding SIS domain-containing protein has product MLGFNEEKFLLQTRSALALQGQIEQLVDSLQERDFENVFLIGAGGTYAAMLPYEHFIRSRSTLPVRASIGKELMLTEDPTFGPGSVAVFASVSGTTEDVIESIDFAKAKGAYTVGFTGFGDSPFAKALDVALVTEPKTWPFDIPLLLLTTRLLAARGEFEGYEEFAAELQTIPETLVGVARQAEPAAEAFAEKNKDADYHFLVGAGNLWGFTYLYSMCILEEMQWLRTTRVHGAEFFHGSLELIEEDTSLMLFLGEDESRPLMERVAKFAENYNKNTTLLDTKDYELPGISPRFRGLLAPLVMDTVVDRISKHLERVRNHSLDLRRYYRVVEY; this is encoded by the coding sequence GTGCTGGGCTTTAATGAAGAGAAATTCCTACTCCAGACCCGCAGCGCTCTGGCGCTGCAAGGACAGATCGAACAGCTTGTGGACTCGCTGCAGGAGCGGGACTTCGAGAATGTCTTCCTGATCGGTGCCGGTGGTACCTACGCCGCCATGCTCCCCTACGAGCATTTCATCCGCTCGCGTTCCACCCTGCCCGTTCGAGCTTCTATCGGCAAAGAGCTTATGCTGACCGAAGATCCCACCTTCGGGCCGGGCAGCGTCGCCGTTTTCGCGTCCGTTTCCGGAACCACCGAAGACGTCATCGAATCCATCGATTTTGCCAAGGCCAAAGGTGCCTACACGGTGGGGTTCACGGGGTTCGGTGACAGCCCGTTTGCCAAGGCGCTGGACGTGGCCTTGGTCACCGAACCGAAGACCTGGCCGTTCGACATTCCGTTGCTGCTCCTGACTACGCGCCTGCTCGCCGCGCGCGGTGAGTTTGAAGGCTATGAGGAGTTTGCGGCGGAGTTGCAGACCATCCCCGAAACCCTCGTTGGCGTCGCCCGCCAAGCCGAGCCCGCAGCGGAAGCTTTCGCCGAGAAAAACAAGGACGCAGACTACCATTTCCTCGTCGGCGCCGGGAACCTTTGGGGCTTCACATACCTGTACTCCATGTGCATTCTCGAAGAAATGCAGTGGCTCCGGACTACGCGCGTCCACGGTGCCGAATTTTTCCATGGATCCCTGGAACTCATCGAGGAAGATACGAGCCTTATGCTTTTCCTCGGCGAGGACGAAAGCCGGCCGCTCATGGAACGGGTGGCGAAGTTCGCAGAGAACTACAACAAAAACACCACCCTCCTGGATACAAAGGACTACGAACTGCCGGGCATCAGCCCCCGGTTCCGCGGCCTGTTGGCACCTTTGGTCATGGACACCGTGGTTGACCGGATCAGCAAGCACCTCGAACGGGTCCGCAATCACTCCCTTGACCTGCGCCGCTACTACCGCGTCGTTGAATACTGA